The genomic interval CGAGGTACGGGCGGCCGGGGACCAGCGGTGTCTCCGCCATCCACACCAGGTGGGCGGCGAACCGGTCGGCGACGGCCGCGGGCGCGCCGGCGGCGCACAGCAGGTCGCCGCGGCTGGCGTCGATCTCGTCGGTGAGGGTGAGGGTGACGGCCTGGCCGGTGACCGCCTCGTCGAGGTCGCGGTCCCAGCCGACGACGCGGCCGACGGTGCTGGTGGTGCCGGCGGGCAGGACGCGCACCGGGTCGCCGGGCCGCACGGTGCCGCCGGCGATCGTGCCGGAGAAGCCCCGGAAGTCGGAGTCGGGGCGGTTGACGTACTGCACGGGCATCCGGAAGGGGCCCTCCGCCGCGGCCGTCTCGCCGCCGGCGGGGACGACCGTCTCCAGGTGGCCCATGAGGGTGGGCCCGGTGTACCAGGGCGTGTGCGGGCTGCGGTCGACGATGTTGTCGCCGTTGAGCGCGGACGTCGGCACGCAGGTGACGTCCGTGAGGCCGAGCTCACCGGCGAACTCCCGGTACTCGCGGCAGATGCGTGCGAAGACGTCCTGGTCGTAGCCGACCAGGTCCAGCTTGTTCACCGCGAGGACGACGCTGCGGATGCCGAGCAGCGACACCAGATAGCTGTGCCGGCGGGTCTGGGTGAGGACGCCCTTGCGGGCGTCGACGAGGATCACGGCGAGGTCGGCGGTGGACGCGCCGGTGACCATGTTGCGGGTGTACTGCTCGTGGCCCGGGGTGTCGGCGACGATGAACTTCCGCTTGTCGGTGGTGAAGAAGCGGTACGCCACGTCGATGGTGATGCCCTGCTCGCGCTCGGCGGCCAGGCCGTCCACCAGCAGCGCCAGGTCCAGGTCGCCGCCCCGGGTGCCGGACCGCGCCGAGTCGGCCTCCAGGGCGGCGAGCTGGTCCTCGAAGACGAGGTGCGACTCGTAGAGCAGCCTGCCGATGAGGGTGCTCTTGCCGTCGTCGACGCTGCCGCACGTGATCAGCCGCAGCAGGTCCTTGTGCTCGTGCCCGCGCAGGTACTCCTCGATGTCACCGAGCGCGGCACTCGTGGGGGTGGCCATCAGAAGTAGCCCTCCTGCTTCTTGCGTTCCATGGAGGCCGACGAGTCGTGGTCGATCATCCGGCCCTGCCGCTCGGAGGTCGTCGCCAGCAGCATCTCCCGGATCACGGCCGGGAGCGTGTCGGCGGTGCTCTCCACGGCCCCTGTGAGGGGGTAGCAGCCCAGGGTGCGGAAGCGGACGTCCCGCAGCTCGGGACGCTCGCCCGGGCGCAGCGGGAAGCGGTCGTCGTCGACCATGACCAGGGTGCCGTCGCGCTCGACCACCGGGCGGGGCGCCGCCAGGTACAGCGGCACGATCGGCAGGTTCTCGCGGTGGATGTAGAGCCAGATGTCCAGCTCGGTCCAGTTGGACAGCGGGAAGACGCGGACGCTCTCGCCGGGCGCCGTACGGGCGTTGTAGAGCCGCCACAGCTCGGGGCGCTGCCGCTTGGGGTCCCAGCGGTGCTGGGCGGAGCGGATGGAGAAGACCCGCTCCTTGGCCCGCGACTTCTCCTCGTCCCGGCGGGCCCCGCCGAAGGCCAGGTCGAAGCCGTGGGCGTCCAGGGCCTGCTTGAGGCCCTGGGTCTTCCACATGTCGGTGTGCACCGACGAGCCGTGCGTGAAGGGGTCGATGCCCAGCTCGACGCACTCCGGGTTCCGGTGGACCAGCAGTTCCAGGTCCAGTTCGCGGGCGGTGCGGTCGCGGAACTCGATCATCTCGCGGAACTTCCACGTGGTGTCCACGTGGAGCAGCGGGAACGGCAGCCGCCCCGGGTGGAACGCCTTCCGGGCGAGGTGCAGCATCACCGTGCTGTCCTTGCCCATCGAGTAGAGCATCACCGGGCGGTCGCTCTCGGCCACCGCCTCCCGCAGGATGTGGATGCTCTCCGCCTCGAGCCGTTCGAGGTGGCCGAGCGCGGCTCCGCGCCCGGTCCGTGTGCTGATGTCGGCCGTCACCGTATGTCCCGTTCCCCCGTGCCGGTCACGCCGGCGGTCGTCCTCAGTGCGTCGAGCAGTTCCCCGGCCAGCTCCGGCCGGCAGACCAGCAGGTCCGGCAGGTACGGGTCGGGCCGGTTGTAGCGCAGCGGCGACCCGTCGAGGCGGGACACGTGCAGCCCGGCCGCGGCCGCCGCTCCGGCCGGGGCCGCGGAGTCCCACTCGTACTGCCCGCCGGCGTGCACATAGGCGTGCGCCTCGCCGGTCAGGACCGCCATGGCCTTGGCGCCCGCCGAGCCCATCGGCACCAGCTCCGCGCCGAGCCGGCCGGCCACCTCGGTCGCGGCGGCGGGCGGCCGGCTGCGGCTCACCAGGAAGCGCAACGGGCCCTCGGGGGCCGGGGCGAGCGGCGTGGGCACGCCGGTCGTGTGCACGGCCTCCCGGTCCGGCAGCGCCACCGCCGCGGCGACGGGAACGCCGTCCACGGCCAGGCACACGTGCACCGCCCAGTCGGCGCGCCCCTCCGCGTACTCGCGGGTGCCGTCCAGCGGATCGACGATCCACACCCGGCTCGCGTCCAGGCGGGCGGGGTCCGCCGCGCCCTCCTCCGACAGCAGCGCGTCACCGGGCCGGTGCGCGGCCAGCGCGCGGGCCAGCCACTGGTGGGCCACCGCGTCCCCGGCCGCGCCCAGCGCGGGGCCGGAGAGCGCCCGTTCCGCGCGCACCGCCAGCAGCAGCCGGCCGGCACCGGCGGCGAGTTCCGCCGCCAGCCGGTGATCGTCCGCCGGTGTTCCGAACTCCTCGGGCACGTCCACTCGGGATCCCAAACTGTCGATGTCCTCAGGAACACGGCCCCGGCTGTTCGAAATCGCCCGGCGTACCGCGTACTTATCGAAAATTCACCGCCAATGCTATGCGGCGGTGCCCCGTGCGGTCGAGCGGGGCATTGCCCGGCACGTATTGCCGGCGGCGCTTAGGGGGACCTTAGGGGCGGCCTAGGGGTTGGTCACCGGCAGTACATCTGACAGCGTCAATGCCGGAAATATAGGCTTCACTTGGACAACGGCCGGACCGACCAGTGTTCACAGGGGATGGTAACCCGGTATCCGACCACCGACCCGGATACGGCGCTGGTTCCCGTCTCGGAAGGACACCAGCCAACAATGTCAGCAACACCTGTGGACAGCGGCACCTGGGTACGCCGGTTCCATCCCTCGCCGGACGCCGGTGCCCGCCTGGTCTGCTTCCCGCACGCCGGCGGCTCCGCGAGCTACTACTTCCCGGTCTCGGCCGCCATGTCGCCCTCCATCGAGGTGCTGGCGTTGCAGTACCCCGGGCGCCAGGACCGGCGCACCGACCCCCTGATCGAGAGCCTCCCCGAGCTCGCCGACCAGATCTTCACCGCCCTGCGGCCCTTCGCCGACCGGCCGCTGACGCTCTTCGGC from Streptomyces albireticuli carries:
- the cysN gene encoding sulfate adenylyltransferase subunit CysN, with the protein product MATPTSAALGDIEEYLRGHEHKDLLRLITCGSVDDGKSTLIGRLLYESHLVFEDQLAALEADSARSGTRGGDLDLALLVDGLAAEREQGITIDVAYRFFTTDKRKFIVADTPGHEQYTRNMVTGASTADLAVILVDARKGVLTQTRRHSYLVSLLGIRSVVLAVNKLDLVGYDQDVFARICREYREFAGELGLTDVTCVPTSALNGDNIVDRSPHTPWYTGPTLMGHLETVVPAGGETAAAEGPFRMPVQYVNRPDSDFRGFSGTIAGGTVRPGDPVRVLPAGTTSTVGRVVGWDRDLDEAVTGQAVTLTLTDEIDASRGDLLCAAGAPAAVADRFAAHLVWMAETPLVPGRPYLVKSGTRTVGATVARIDHVVDVNTLERRPGTELGLNAIGHCELVLDQPIAHDPYDGNRHTGGFIVIDRLTRTTVGAGMLRAPLRPAGDLHWQAVDVGKAERAARNGHRPCVVWLTGLSGSGKSTIANLLEKRLHALGKRTYLLDGDNVRHGLCRDLGFGEADRAENIRRVAEVAALMVDAGLITIVSFISPFRAERDFARGRVAADEFCEVHVDTPLAVAEARDPKGLYRLARAGEIRDFTGIDSPYEAPARPDVRIDTTTGTPEEAVEVLVGKLGEMGVL
- the cysD gene encoding sulfate adenylyltransferase subunit CysD; the protein is MSTRTGRGAALGHLERLEAESIHILREAVAESDRPVMLYSMGKDSTVMLHLARKAFHPGRLPFPLLHVDTTWKFREMIEFRDRTARELDLELLVHRNPECVELGIDPFTHGSSVHTDMWKTQGLKQALDAHGFDLAFGGARRDEEKSRAKERVFSIRSAQHRWDPKRQRPELWRLYNARTAPGESVRVFPLSNWTELDIWLYIHRENLPIVPLYLAAPRPVVERDGTLVMVDDDRFPLRPGERPELRDVRFRTLGCYPLTGAVESTADTLPAVIREMLLATTSERQGRMIDHDSSASMERKKQEGYF
- a CDS encoding 3'(2'),5'-bisphosphate nucleotidase CysQ, coding for MGSRVDVPEEFGTPADDHRLAAELAAGAGRLLLAVRAERALSGPALGAAGDAVAHQWLARALAAHRPGDALLSEEGAADPARLDASRVWIVDPLDGTREYAEGRADWAVHVCLAVDGVPVAAAVALPDREAVHTTGVPTPLAPAPEGPLRFLVSRSRPPAAATEVAGRLGAELVPMGSAGAKAMAVLTGEAHAYVHAGGQYEWDSAAPAGAAAAAGLHVSRLDGSPLRYNRPDPYLPDLLVCRPELAGELLDALRTTAGVTGTGERDIR